tttctttttacctACAAACAACAAATTAAACGCTGTGCGGAAACAGGCGAGAAAGAGATGTGCTGCTTATTATCCCATCACCGTAGTGGGTAGATAAAGATGATGTTGACGCTTCCTCCTCTTCACCGGCCGTCCGCCGAAGTGAACGACTCGGCAAACCCTGCCGGCCGGGCCGGGATGCTACCCTTGCTGTCTTCCAGGCTCAGGATGCTCCCGTCCGTCATGCTGGCCTCTGCGTCCTGCCAGCTCTTCACCATCTGCAGCAGCGGCAGGTGCAGGTCGATGCCCAGGTAATCTTCGGCCTCGTCCTTTACAGGCTTCCACTTCTCCACCATCGGGACCAGCACGTTCACGGCGTGGCCCATGTCCGGCCGCTGGGAGGGCTCCCGGGCAGTGCAGTGTCCAGCAAGCTCCGCGATCACGCTGATGCTATCGAAGATCTCCTCGTCGGTCACATCCAGAGTGGGATCGATCGCCGCCCTCAGCTTCTCCTCATCCTTCCTTATCTGACAGAACCAGTAAGCCAGATGACGGGTTTCCTCGCCCTCGCCTACACGGCTGTCATCAATAGCAGTTGTCCCTGTTATCAGTTCCAGCAGCACTACCCCAAAGCTGAAGACATCTGCTTTTGTGGAGATTTTCCCCGTCACTGCAGGATCACAATAACAACTTGTCATCAGCCACATATTcaggaaaagaaaagatcaCAACAACAAGGTCACAAACTATCATAATAACCAAAAATGAAAAATTACTAAACAGTGGCTATCCTTTTCAGCAGTAAAACAGGATAATAATATTGGACGgattttaaatttattattgATTGATTGCTCAACATTCATTAAAAAATATCTCATCTCATGCACAAACTACTATAATACCGCGATCCAGTTTATGATGTGTGAAATGACCTTTAGAGTTCCAAGATAACTACGAGATTAATTCGGTTACAAGACAAGAGGCTATTCCCTGGTCTTTAAAAAAAGAGGATGCTTTGTGATGGAAAAGGACAGACTTCTATTTCTAGACCCCTCAGTCCATATAAGGCAGAGATTGGTTGCAGACTCATAATAAAAGAAATAGGTTGACAATTTCTCACCTAAAATTCTGATATCTGACAATAGTAATTAGCATATAATGGTCGCAATTAAAGCGAAAGCAACCGTGATTAAAATGGCACGCCTTCAAAAGTTTACCTGCGTACTCGGGAGCCAAGTATCCAAAAGTTCCGGCGAGTCTGGTTGCCACAGAGAAGTTCCCATCTGGCGCATCTTTCATCAGCCCGAAATCCGACACCTTTGCCCGGAAGTCATCGCCTAGTAGAATGTTTGCGGACTTAAGATCCCTGTGAATGAAGCGGTGATGACCCAGGTTGTGCAGATATTCCATTCCACGGGCGACATCCAAGGCGATGTTGAGCCTCTTCTTCCACGAGAGAGGCTCCAGCCCAAGCTGTTTCCACTGGAACAGATGCCTGCTCAAAGCCCCATTAGGCATGTATTCATAGACCAGCAGCCTCTCGTTCCCTTCGATTGCATAGCCCAGAATCGACACCAAATTGCGGTGCCGTACCTTGGTTAGAACGGCAATCTCAGCTTGGAACTCGTCCAAAGCCTTGTTGCTGACCACAACAGCCTCCATCCTCTTCACCGCAATCATGGTGCCGTCATGCAGCTCCCCTTTGTAAACGACGCCAAAGCCCCCACGGCCAAGCACATTCTCCTTGGCAAAATTCCTGGTGGCACCACGGAGGACCTGCACTGCGATCACGAAATTTCCAGCCTCGATCATGTGGACATCACCAGCCAGGCTGCTGCTCCCGCTATGTGTATTGCCTTGAGATGTGCCGCTGCTGCCGTCATTGGTCGCCACAACAATCTTGGCCAAGTTGTCTGGATCGGAACTATCACGGGGATGGACGACAACAGAGGCTGCCTGTGGCGGCGTTGATGCCCTTTTCTTGCAGAAGAACGCGGCACCCACCGATACCAGAGCAACCACGCTGACTGCAACCGGAATGGTTGTGCCCAGCAAGACAGCTGATGAGGTCTTCTTCGCATTCCCCGGGATGGCTGCATTACTGCCATGTGAGCCTGGTGCGGCATTGGGCGTTGCTGGAGAATGAGGGGAGGTGTTTGGTTGCGCATCCGGAGTCGCCGCTGTGCTATTGAAGTTGAGATTACCAGAGACATCCACCTGGACGCTCGGCTTGAAGGTGGGCAGTGGCCCGGATAAATCATTCGCGGACAAGTCCAGCT
This sequence is a window from Panicum virgatum strain AP13 chromosome 7K, P.virgatum_v5, whole genome shotgun sequence. Protein-coding genes within it:
- the LOC120642177 gene encoding receptor protein kinase TMK1-like codes for the protein MDSILPLPLLLALLLLAAPAAAATHPADLAVLKDLRKSLTNPDALGWPDNDDACGPPAWPHVSCDHSGRADNLDLKNAGLAGALPATISSLDALQGLSLQGNRLSGPLPSFRGMSALRRAFLNDNAFDSIPADFFDGLTALLEISLANNPRLNASAGGWALPNGLAASAQQLQFLSLDNCSLSGAVPPFLGTMNSLQNLTLSYNNLSGPIPDTFNASGIQRLWLNNQLGDTKLSGTLDVIATMPSLQELWLHGNQFSGPIPDAIAACKDLYTVRLNNNQLLGLVPPALATLPDLQELKLDNNNLLGPVPPVKAPNFTFSGNQFCAAKLGDTCAPVVMALLQFLADVQYPTGLADTWSGNDPCATGWTGITCVQGKVTVLNLPDRGLNGTISPSLGNITTLLDVILGGNHLTGRVPDSLTNLDSLRKLDLSANDLSGPLPTFKPSVQVDVSGNLNFNSTAATPDAQPNTSPHSPATPNAAPGSHGSNAAIPGNAKKTSSAVLLGTTIPVAVSVVALVSVGAAFFCKKRASTPPQAASVVVHPRDSSDPDNLAKIVVATNDGSSGTSQGNTHSGSSSLAGDVHMIEAGNFVIAVQVLRGATRNFAKENVLGRGGFGVVYKGELHDGTMIAVKRMEAVVVSNKALDEFQAEIAVLTKVRHRNLVSILGYAIEGNERLLVYEYMPNGALSRHLFQWKQLGLEPLSWKKRLNIALDVARGMEYLHNLGHHRFIHRDLKSANILLGDDFRAKVSDFGLMKDAPDGNFSVATRLAGTFGYLAPEYAVTGKISTKADVFSFGVVLLELITGTTAIDDSRVGEGEETRHLAYWFCQIRKDEEKLRAAIDPTLDVTDEEIFDSISVIAELAGHCTAREPSQRPDMGHAVNVLVPMVEKWKPVKDEAEDYLGIDLHLPLLQMVKSWQDAEASMTDGSILSLEDSKGSIPARPAGFAESFTSADGR